From Pantanalinema sp.:
TGTGGCCCAGCGGATGGCCGATCAGGCCCAGCAGGAAGGTGTGGGCATCAGGCATGGAGGGCGATGAAGTAGAGGAACATGCCGGCTGCCGTGGCCGAGAGGGCCACGTAGGGCAGGCGCTTCTCGGGCTTGATGAGCGGCGCGTCGAAGAGCATGCGATAGAGGCCGGGGCCCGCGAGCAGCATCGTCGTCAAGCCGATGAGCGCCGTCTCGGCCAGCCCGAGCTCGGGCCGGATCAGGCCGATCAAGGCCCTCACCACGAGCGAGGCCAGCATGATCGACGCCAGGTAGGCGTTGCCGCGGGCCTTCTCGCTCAACATCAGGTTCATGCAGGCTTGCTCCTTCTCGTGGACGGGGGACACGGGCTTTGTACCCTCCCCCCCCGTTCGAGAAGCTTAAAAAATCTAAACGTTCGAATCCTCGGCTAGGGCGCGGCCTTCACCGCCGCCGCCGAGTCGCGGAACACGCCGCCCACCTCGCGGACCTTGGCGATCGCGCCCGAGGCCGTCTGGCCGATTTCCCTGGCCGCCTCGACCGGGTGCAGCACCGCCTGCTCGAGGGCCGCGGCCGCGCCGTAGACCGTGTTCGAGACGAAGAGCATCCCCTCGCCGAGGGCCGAGCCCGCGGCCCGGGCGGTGTCGACGGGGTGCAGGACGGTGTTGGCCGCGGCGACGCCGACCTTCTTGAGGGCGGGCCCCATCGAGTGCCCGAAGTCGTAGGCCGCGAGGCCCAGCTGGAGGAAGGAGGCGCCGATGTAGGCCGTGCGAAGGGCGGCGGTCCCGGGGATGAGCCAGGAAGCGAGCTTGAGGCCGTCGAGGCCGACGTTCAGGATCGCCCGGGCCTTGTCCCAGCCGCCGGCGTTCGGATCCGAGAAGACGTGCTTGAGCTTGACCCCGTCGGCGACGAGCATCCCCATGTCCGCCACCGGCGAGAGCACCCGCATGAAGCGGGTGAACCACGCGCCCGCCTTGGCGAGGACGCCCACGCCCTGCAGGCGGCCCATGACCCCGCCGAACAGGCGGCTGCCGGCGGCGAGCTCGCCCAGGCTCGTCAGCGAGAGGCGCACGCCCTCGACGCCCTGGATGGTGCCGGCGGTCGCGCGCGACAGGTCGGCGAGCGCGTCGACCTTCTGGTCCCGGGTGGCGCCCTGGTCCGCCAGGGTGTCCCTGAGGCGGTCGTAGGTGGTGCCGACGCTCTTCACCATGGTGGGCACGGCGACGACGCCGAGGACGAGGCCCGCGCCGGTGCCGGCCACCTGGGCGGCCTTCAGGACGCCGGGGCTGAGCACCTCATCGACCTTGCCCAAAAAGCGCACGAGGCCCGAGTCGCGCATCTCGCTGGTCATGCGCTGGTAGGTGGGGTTCGAGAGGTAGTGGGCGTCGGCCGCCTTGATGGCGTTGATGGCGCCCTGCTGGTGGCGCACGTAGATCGAGGCGCTCTGGGTGGCGCGCGCGGTGGCGGCGAGCTTGAGGGCGCTGGTCGCGCTGGGGTCGGCGAGCACCCGCTGCAGCTCGGCGAGGTCGCGGGCGGCGGCGGCCTGCGAGCGCGAGAGGTCGGCGAAGGCGCCGGCGGTGTCGGTCACCGTCGTGATGCCGACGAAGGCCTTGCCCGCAGCCGCCTGGTTGCCGCGGCCGAGGACGGTGTTCATCTCCTTGCCCAGCTTGTCGACGGTCTTGAGGGTGTTGCCCAGGTCCCGCGAGGCGTCCGCCAGCGAGACGGGGCGGGTGGCCGCGTTCGAGACGGCGCTGTCGAGGTTGGTGACGACCGACCCGGTGCGCACGAAGGTGTCGCGGAGCATGTTGCTCGAGTTGAGGAGCGCCTCGCCCTGCGAGCCCGCCAGCCAGCTGGCCGGCTTCGCGCCGCCGAGCGCCGCGACGCGGCGGGGCTGCTGGTTGATCGAGGCGAGCGAGACGGCCATGGGATCCTCCGAGCGAGGGGTGCCATGTCCTTGTCGGTCAATAAGCCGTCAATTCGGTAAGGAGCAGCCTAATGGAGCCCTAAATTTAGGTGAAAAAAGGCCGCTCGGTCGCACCGATGGACAGCCGAGGCGGGCTGGGGTATATCAAGGGGCATGTCGAACCCACTTTCCAGACCCCGCCTCACGGCCCGACGGGCCGCAGGCGCCGCCCTGCTCGCCGTTCTCGTGCTGGCGGGCGCCTACGGCTTGACGCGCCTGGGCGCGATCAAGACGGTGATGGGCCTCTTCTCGCCCATGCCGGCCCAGGAGGAGGCGCTCGACGCGCCGCGAATCACGGTCGAAGAAGCCAGGAAGCTCGAGGGGGCGCTCCTCGTGGACGTGCGCGGCGCGGGCCCCTACGATCAGGAGCACATCATCGGGGCGATCTGCGTCCCCAACCACGAGCTCGAGAAGTCCCTCGGCAAGCTCCCCAAAGAGAAAGCGATCGTCTGCTACTGCAGCTGTCCCAACGACCACCTGAGCCTGGTGGCGGCGAGCAAGCTGATCAAGCAGCACGGCTACCCCCGGGCCTACGCCCTGGAAGGCGGCCTTCCCAGGTGGAAGCAGCTGGGCTACCCCATGGTGACGAGCGCTCGCCCTTAGGCCTTCAGCTCTTCGAGCAGCTTCTCGCTCGCCGCGATCCCGATGTCCGCGAGCCGCTCGGCATACCCCGTGAAGCCCTCGGGCCTCAGGGCCTTGAGCCGCGAACGGGTCGTCTCGTCCATCTCGAGCCGGTCGATCAGCGTGTGCAGCACCTCCATGGTCACCGCCTCGCCGCGAGTCGTCTCCTTGAGCGCCTCGTAGGGGGCCGGGTGGCCCTGGGCGCGCAGGATGGTCTGGATGGCCTCGGCGAGCACCTCGGGATGATCGGAAAGGTCGCCGGCGACCCGATCGCCGTCGAGCGCGAGCCGCTCGAGACCCTTGACGGTGCTCCGGTAGGCCAGGAGCGCATAGCCCCACGCCACCCCCACGTTGCGCAGCACCGTCGAGTCCGACAGGTCGCGCTGCAGGCGGCTCTTCGGCAGCTTGTCCGCCATGAACCCCAGGAGGGCGTTGGAGAGCCCCAGGTTGCCCTCGCTGTTCTCGAAGTCGATCGGGTTGACCTTGTGCGGCATGGCGCTGGAGCCGACCTCGGCGGCCACCGGGCGCTGGCGGAAGTAGCCGTCCGAGATGTAGCGCCACATGTCCTGGTCCAGGTCCAGGAGGATGTTGTGGATCCGGCGCAGCTGGTCGAAGAGCTCGGCGGTCCGGTCGTGGGGCTCGATCTGGGTGGTGATCATGTTGGGCAGCAGGTCCAGCTGCGAGACGAAGTGGCCCGAGAAGGCGAGCCAGTCGAACTTCGGGTAGGCCGCGACCAGCGCCCCGAAGGTCCCGGTGGCGCCGTTGAGCTTGCCGTACAGCCGGAAGTCCTTGAGGGTCACGAGCTCCCCTTCGAGGCGCGACAGGAAGACCGCGAGCTCCTTGCCCACGGTGGTGGGGCTCGCCGGCTGGCCGTGGGTGCGCGAGAGCATGGGGACGGCCTTGGTGGCCTTCGCCAGGCCGACCAGGGCCGAGAGCACCTCGCCGAGGGCGGGCAGCATGACGTCCTGGAGGGCGTCGCGCAGCATGCAGGCGTAGGCGAGGTTGTTGGTGTCCTCCGAGGTCAGGCCGAAGTGGACCTTCTCGATCTCGTTCTCGAAGCCCGGGAACTCGCGGAGGCGATCCTTGAGGAAGTACTCGACCGCCTTGACGTCGTGGTTGATCTTTTGCTCGATCGCCTTGATGGCCCGGGCGTCCGCTTCCGAGAAGCCGGCGTAGATCCCGCGCAGGCGCTCGAAGGCGTCCACCGGGAAGACGCGGCCCACGTCCGTGCCGTAGATGGCGCCCAGAAGCGCGATCAGATACTCGACCTCGACCATGACCCGGTAGCGGTTGAGGGCGAACTCCGAGAAGTAGTCCGAAAGGGCGCCGACCTTGGCGGCATAGCGCCCGTCGAGCGGAGAGAGAGCTCTAAGATTCATGATCGTCCTTCTTGCTGATTGAGGCGGGCTTGCCGCAAAATCCGGCCCAGGCCGTAGCCGACCAGGCTCACCACCGTCCCCAGCAGCCACAGGGCTGCGATCCCGCCGAGCATCCGGGAGCGCTCCATCCCGGCGACCCATGCGAAGTAGCCACCCGCGACGAGGGCCACCGGCAGGGCCGCGATCGCGATCGCCCCCATGCGCCCGGGCTTCTCGCTCAGCCCGATGGCGAGGCCCCCCAGCACCCAGGGAAGCCCGACCGCGCGGAAGCAGCCGTAGGCGTAGGCGACCAGCCACGCGACGAGCGGCTGGTGGGTCCTCTCGAGCGCCGCCGAGAAGTCCTGGATTCCGAAGGGGGCGCCCACGAGCAGCTGGACCAGCACGGCGCGGGCGAAGAGGGTGAGCAGTGAAGCCATCACGTGTTAAAACTCCAAGTCCCACGATGATCGCAACTGAAGCGAGCGCCTGTCAAGGCAAAGCGAGCGAGGTTTGCCCCGGCGCGATCGGACCCGGTAGAATCGGGGCGGGAAAGGAAGAAGCCATCAATGGAGCACCCGACGTCACCCGGTTCTGCGGTCTCGGCGCTCGAGCGCGAGGTCAAGCTGCGCCAGCGCGCCGAGATCCTGCTCAAGGTCGCCAAGGCCATGCGCTCGGATCTCGATCTGCCGGCGGTCCTCCAGGACGCGGTGGACGTGACCTGGCAGTTCCTGCAGCCCGACTTCGCGGGGCTCTTCCTGGTGGACGGGGCGCGCCACTTCACCCTCTCGGCGAGCGTCGAGCTCACGCCCATCCACGCCGAGACCCGCTGGCCCATGGTCCAGGAGGAGAGCTTCCTGACGCGAACCCTGGTCCAGGGCAGCCCCGTCTCGCTGGTCCGGTTCGCCCAGGAGGCCATGACCCTCCCCGAGGCCGCCTTCTTCCAGCCCGACGCCGCGACCTGCTGCTCGGCCATCCCGATCATGCACCAGGGCACCCCCAGCGGCGTGCTGGTGCTGCTGTGGCGCCACCCCGACCACGACCACCAGGAGGACGACCACGAGCTTCTGATCGGGATCGCGGAGCTGATCGCGCTGGCCATCGAGAACCAGCGCCTCATCCAGCGCGAGGCCACCATCCACTCCGAGAAGATCCTCGCCGAGGAGATCGCCAAGGAGCGCGAGGCCCTGATCCGCCAGATCGTGCACGATCTGCGCAACGCGACCCAGGCGATCAGCCTGGTCAACGAGGAGCTCGAGCTCGCCGCTCCCGACAACCCCACCGTCCTCCACGGGGTCTCGGCCATCGATCGCCAGATCACCTTCATCTCCAACTTCCTCAAGGAGAAGATCCACCGCATCAAGGGCAACCAGGGCGAGGCCCGCGAGCGCCTGACGGCGATCGCCCCCATGCTCGATAGCCTGGCCGAGCGCTTCAGCCCGCGCTTCGCCGAGCGCCGGCAGACCTTCGCGTGGGTGAGCGCCGAGGAGGGGGTGCAGGTCCCCATGGCCGAGGAGGTGTTCGAGCGGATGCTCGCGCACCTCCTGGACAACGCCAACAAGTACGCCCCCGAGCTCGCGCACGTGAAGCTGTGGTGCGCCCTCTCGGACGGCTGGGCGACCCTCTACGTCTCGAACACCGGGCCGGGCATCCCCATCGAGGACCAGGCCCGCATCGAGCAGCCGGGGTTCCGCGGGCGCCACGACGTGCCGGGCGAGGGCATGGGGCTGGCCGAGGTCAAGCAGCTCGTCACCGCCCACAGCGGCCTCTTCGGGCTGACCAGCCGGGCGGGGGCGGGCAGCACCTTCTACGTCACCCTTCCCACCACCCAGTGGGGCCGGGCCTGAATCCCCGCCCCCCGGCGGGGAGAAAAAAGACGACGCCCGGAACCACGAGGGATTCCGGGCGTCGTCTTGGCAGTCGAGGAAGACCCCCTTCCGCCGTTCAGGAATTCCATGCTAACCCATCTCCAGGAAGGGAGCAAAGGTAGTCGCGAAAGAGCCGCTGGCGCTAATCTCCGCCCTGGTCGTACTGCGCGAAGCCGTAGGAATCCAGCGAGTGGCGATCGATCTTGGTGAAGACCAGGGCCGTGACCGACGCGACGCTGCCCTTGCGAAGGGCGCGGGAGGCCGCCTCGAGGGTGCTGCCCGAGCAATAGATGCCGTCGATCAGGAGGATCCGCTTCTCCTTGACCGCATCGGGGCTGCTGACGTTCATCCCGCCGCGCGAGCCGTCCACCGAGCGCTCCGAGTACTCCGAGATGAGGCCGTAGCGGTTGAGGATGCCGATGGCCCGCGGGATGTTGGTCAGCTGGCTGATCCAGTCCACCAGGAGCGACGAGGGGTCGTAGTCGGAGAGCACCCGGCTGGAAGGCACCGGCACCAGAAGGTCGATGTCCTTGATCTCGGGCGTCGCCAGGATGAAGGCCTGCGCCCAGCGCGCCAGGCTATCGACCAGGTACCACTGCTTTCGGTACTGGTAGCGATAGATCGCCTCGCCGAGCAGGGTCCGGGCGCCATCGGGCTGGTTGTAGGTGTGGATGGCGTAGCCCGCGTCCCAGTCACCCTGCAATGCGATCATGGCGCACCCCCCTCTTCGCTCCGGCAAGCCTCTCGACTCTAAATCGGAAGCAAGCGAGCCAACAGGAAAGGATCGCCAAATTATTTTGTGCAGGCCCTAGTACGCCTTCACGAAGGGCTTCACCGCCCCCCGGTGGACCGAGAAGATGGCGGCCTCGTCGATCCAGGCGGCGGTGAAGTCGCTGAGGTGGGTGCTGGTGACGAAGGTCTGGACGTCGGATCCGATCGCGGCCAACAGGGCATTCTGGCGGCGGATGTCGAGCTCGGCGAGCACGTCGTCGAGCAGCAAGAGCGGCGGCTCGCCCAGGTCCTGGCGGAACACGTCCAGCTCCGAGAGCTTGAGCGCGAGCACCACCGTGCGCTGCTGGCCCTGAGAGGCGTAGGCCCGGGCGTCATGGCCGTCGATGCTCAGCCATAGATCGTCCCGGTGCGGGCCGCTCAGGGTCTGGCCGCGGGCGATCTCCTTGGCGCGGTTCTCCTTCAGCTCGAAGAGGAAGGCGGCCTCGTAGTCCCTTGCGTGACCCTGCAGGTCCACCGAGGGGACCAGCCGGATGCCAAGCTCCTCGTTGCCCTTTGCGATCTCGCGGTGCCAGTGGACCGCGCGCGGCGTGAGCTTCTCGACGAGCTCCTCGCGCTTGCGCCACAGCAGGACGGCGTAGTGGGCGAGCTGCTCGTCCCAGATGGAGAGCTGATCGGCCGGGGCTCCTTCCGCGATCTGGCGCAGGACGTTGTTGCGCTGGGTCAGGACCCGGTTGTACTGGTGCAGGGCCTGGTAGTAGGTGGGCGCCAGCTGCATCAGGATGCCGTCCAGGTAGCGCCGG
This genomic window contains:
- a CDS encoding rhodanese-like domain-containing protein — translated: MSNPLSRPRLTARRAAGAALLAVLVLAGAYGLTRLGAIKTVMGLFSPMPAQEEALDAPRITVEEARKLEGALLVDVRGAGPYDQEHIIGAICVPNHELEKSLGKLPKEKAIVCYCSCPNDHLSLVAASKLIKQHGYPRAYALEGGLPRWKQLGYPMVTSARP
- the purB gene encoding adenylosuccinate lyase translates to MNLRALSPLDGRYAAKVGALSDYFSEFALNRYRVMVEVEYLIALLGAIYGTDVGRVFPVDAFERLRGIYAGFSEADARAIKAIEQKINHDVKAVEYFLKDRLREFPGFENEIEKVHFGLTSEDTNNLAYACMLRDALQDVMLPALGEVLSALVGLAKATKAVPMLSRTHGQPASPTTVGKELAVFLSRLEGELVTLKDFRLYGKLNGATGTFGALVAAYPKFDWLAFSGHFVSQLDLLPNMITTQIEPHDRTAELFDQLRRIHNILLDLDQDMWRYISDGYFRQRPVAAEVGSSAMPHKVNPIDFENSEGNLGLSNALLGFMADKLPKSRLQRDLSDSTVLRNVGVAWGYALLAYRSTVKGLERLALDGDRVAGDLSDHPEVLAEAIQTILRAQGHPAPYEALKETTRGEAVTMEVLHTLIDRLEMDETTRSRLKALRPEGFTGYAERLADIGIAASEKLLEELKA
- a CDS encoding HAMP domain-containing sensor histidine kinase, with protein sequence MEHPTSPGSAVSALEREVKLRQRAEILLKVAKAMRSDLDLPAVLQDAVDVTWQFLQPDFAGLFLVDGARHFTLSASVELTPIHAETRWPMVQEESFLTRTLVQGSPVSLVRFAQEAMTLPEAAFFQPDAATCCSAIPIMHQGTPSGVLVLLWRHPDHDHQEDDHELLIGIAELIALAIENQRLIQREATIHSEKILAEEIAKEREALIRQIVHDLRNATQAISLVNEELELAAPDNPTVLHGVSAIDRQITFISNFLKEKIHRIKGNQGEARERLTAIAPMLDSLAERFSPRFAERRQTFAWVSAEEGVQVPMAEEVFERMLAHLLDNANKYAPELAHVKLWCALSDGWATLYVSNTGPGIPIEDQARIEQPGFRGRHDVPGEGMGLAEVKQLVTAHSGLFGLTSRAGAGSTFYVTLPTTQWGRA
- the recF gene encoding DNA replication/repair protein RecF, whose protein sequence is MFLKSLCLENFRNYAELELVFDRHKTIFLGDNAQGKTNLLEAIAILATGSSPFTSKEQELIRWHQDAAIIRSLSEREVGPTGIDMLFKANGRRAVRVDGAYQRRVSDLLGRVMVVLFAASDLQLVKGAPADRRRYLDGILMQLAPTYYQALHQYNRVLTQRNNVLRQIAEGAPADQLSIWDEQLAHYAVLLWRKREELVEKLTPRAVHWHREIAKGNEELGIRLVPSVDLQGHARDYEAAFLFELKENRAKEIARGQTLSGPHRDDLWLSIDGHDARAYASQGQQRTVVLALKLSELDVFRQDLGEPPLLLLDDVLAELDIRRQNALLAAIGSDVQTFVTSTHLSDFTAAWIDEAAIFSVHRGAVKPFVKAY